Genomic window (Arcobacter aquimarinus):
GTCCATGACATGACGCACAAGTTTTATATAATGCTTCTCCATTTGGTCCTTCAACAACTATTTCAGTTGATTCTTCTGAAGTAACTTCTGTAATTTTTTCATTTACAGCAATCGTAGCCTCTTCAGCTTTTTCACTTACTGTTTGTGTAGCTGATAATACTTCTTCTTTTAAATTATTTTTAATCTCTTCTGTACTATCTTTAACTTCTTCTACTTTTTGTTCAACTATCTCTTTTGTAGATTCTATTACATCTTTTGAATTCTCTTTTATCTCTTCAGCAGCTTTCTCAATAACCTGAGTTGTAGTTTCTACAACAGAATTAGAAACTTCTTTAGCTTTTTCTTCTACAGTAACCACACTATCTTTTACTTCATTAGAAACTGTCTCTTTTGTTTCTACCATTTTTTGTGTAGCAACCTCTGCAGTAGTAGCTTGAGTATCTGTTTTCTTATCCTCTGAACATCCTGCAAGTAATAATACTGTTACAGCTGAACTTAATAAAATTTTATTCATCTTACCTATCCTTTTGAATTTTCTTTTGTTCTTTCAAAAAACAATTTTTGCATTATAACCAAACTATTGTATAATAATTGTGTTATAAATTTTCATATTTAAATATAAATTCTTCATTAAAATCAATTTTTACAATT
Coding sequences:
- a CDS encoding c-type cytochrome; translation: MNKILLSSAVTVLLLAGCSEDKKTDTQATTAEVATQKMVETKETVSNEVKDSVVTVEEKAKEVSNSVVETTTQVIEKAAEEIKENSKDVIESTKEIVEQKVEEVKDSTEEIKNNLKEEVLSATQTVSEKAEEATIAVNEKITEVTSEESTEIVVEGPNGEALYKTCASCHGQKAEKEALGKSQIIAGWDKEKIINAMNGYKNGSYGGVMKNIMKPQVENKTDAEIEALATFISNL